One genomic window of Antricoccus suffuscus includes the following:
- the tal gene encoding transaldolase, with protein sequence MSSNKQLQELSKQGVAVWLDDLSRERIQSGGLAKLAKDMSVVGVTTNPTIFQGAITKSDLYDEQVRECKRLGMTIDETVRMLTTHDVRDACDILRPAADSSNGRDGRVSIEVDPRRARDTEGTNAEARTLWWMVNRPNLFIKIPATVECLPAITATIARGISVNVTLIFSLERYKAVMDAYLSGLEQRVADGGSLEGLESVASFFVSRVDTEIDNRLDAIASDDAKAARGKAGLANAQLAYQAYEEVIASDRWKALAAKGAHVQRPLWASTGVKNPDYPDTMYISDLVAPDTVNTMPEKTLDAYADHGKLGTPVTQTYDTAAATMKELAALGIDYDDVVKVLEDEGLEKFEKSWHELLDSVKAEVDAK encoded by the coding sequence ATGAGTTCGAACAAGCAACTACAGGAGCTGTCCAAGCAGGGCGTCGCGGTCTGGCTCGACGATCTATCTCGCGAACGTATCCAGAGCGGCGGGCTGGCCAAGCTGGCCAAGGATATGTCCGTCGTTGGCGTCACCACTAACCCGACGATCTTCCAGGGCGCTATTACCAAGTCCGATCTCTACGACGAGCAAGTCCGTGAATGCAAGCGGCTCGGCATGACGATCGACGAGACGGTCCGCATGCTGACCACGCACGACGTCCGCGACGCGTGCGACATCTTGCGACCGGCCGCAGACAGCAGCAACGGCCGCGACGGACGAGTCTCGATCGAGGTCGATCCGCGGCGGGCGCGCGATACCGAGGGGACCAACGCCGAAGCACGCACTCTGTGGTGGATGGTCAACCGCCCCAACTTGTTCATCAAGATCCCGGCCACCGTGGAATGCCTTCCGGCGATCACCGCGACGATCGCGCGCGGCATCAGCGTCAACGTCACCCTGATCTTTTCTCTTGAACGCTACAAGGCGGTCATGGATGCCTATCTAAGTGGCCTTGAGCAGCGAGTCGCGGACGGTGGAAGCCTCGAGGGATTGGAGTCCGTCGCGTCGTTTTTCGTCTCCCGCGTGGACACCGAAATCGACAACCGGCTCGATGCGATCGCGTCTGATGATGCGAAAGCCGCGCGCGGCAAGGCCGGCCTCGCCAATGCGCAACTGGCCTACCAGGCATACGAAGAGGTCATCGCGTCTGACCGATGGAAAGCGCTGGCCGCTAAGGGCGCGCACGTTCAGCGTCCGCTATGGGCCTCGACCGGAGTCAAGAACCCGGACTACCCAGACACCATGTATATCAGCGATTTGGTCGCTCCCGACACGGTCAACACCATGCCCGAGAAAACTTTGGACGCCTACGCCGACCACGGCAAGCTCGGCACGCCGGTGACCCAGACCTACGACACGGCGGCCGCCACAATGAAGGAACTCGCCGCGCTCGGCATCGACTACGACGATGTGGTGAAGGTTCTCGAAGACGAGGGCCTGGAGAAGTTCGAGAAGTCCTGGCACGAACTGCTGGACTCGGTGAAGGCTGAGGTCGACGCCAAATAG
- a CDS encoding glucose-6-phosphate isomerase, translating to MTLRYRASTDLEPIIEQLTTDQIASKLTAADPTLWGSAAESEASIRLSWVGLAESSRPLLAEIEALHAELREEGLDRIVLAGMGGSSLAPAVICASFGVPLITLDTTDPGQVHAALDGDLKRTVLVVSSKSGGTVETDSHRRVFEKAFRDSGIDPARRIVVVTDPNSPLYELAMESSYRKVFLADPHVGGRYSALTAFGLVPAGLAGADIGALLDDAADIAPTLALDERTNPALALAAILSAAQEARAEKLVLADEGWPHKGFGDWVEQLLAESTGKDGIGVLPVVVESPQSVGFVDAGRDCVKVSLGGAVPDGGSDYAVAVGGELGAQFLLWEYATAIAGRLLGINPFDQPNVEEAKTQTRSLLDTQDHAAPKSHSIEPIATDGAVEIYAHGDWLGNARDLRGALDALTAAVPVHGYVAVMAYLNRSDDGAVREVRTLLGAKRSVQTTFGWGPRFLHSAGQYHKGGHQNGAFLQITAECAHDLEIPDKPYTFHNLQLAQAAGDAAVLAGKDRPVLRLHLTKRSKGIDAVLKALRAN from the coding sequence ATGACGCTGCGATATCGCGCATCCACAGACCTCGAACCCATCATCGAGCAACTCACCACGGACCAAATCGCATCGAAGCTCACGGCAGCCGATCCGACGCTGTGGGGTTCGGCCGCCGAGTCCGAGGCGTCGATTCGGCTGTCCTGGGTGGGCCTGGCCGAGTCATCCCGCCCGCTGCTGGCCGAGATCGAGGCGCTGCATGCGGAGCTACGCGAAGAAGGCCTCGACAGGATCGTGCTCGCCGGCATGGGCGGCAGTTCACTGGCACCCGCGGTCATCTGCGCGTCATTCGGCGTGCCGCTGATCACGCTCGACACGACCGATCCGGGCCAGGTGCACGCCGCGCTTGATGGCGACCTGAAGCGGACCGTGCTGGTCGTCTCATCGAAGTCCGGCGGCACGGTCGAAACCGATTCGCACCGGCGAGTTTTTGAGAAGGCATTCCGAGACAGCGGTATCGACCCGGCGCGCCGGATAGTGGTCGTCACGGACCCGAACTCCCCCTTATACGAGTTGGCGATGGAATCGAGCTATCGCAAGGTTTTCCTGGCTGACCCGCATGTCGGCGGTCGGTATTCCGCGCTGACCGCGTTCGGGCTCGTGCCTGCCGGCCTCGCCGGTGCTGACATAGGCGCGCTGCTCGACGATGCGGCCGACATCGCGCCGACCCTTGCACTCGACGAGCGCACCAATCCGGCGCTTGCGCTCGCCGCGATTCTGAGCGCAGCGCAGGAAGCTCGCGCCGAGAAACTCGTCCTGGCCGACGAAGGTTGGCCGCACAAGGGATTTGGTGACTGGGTGGAACAGTTGCTCGCCGAGTCCACCGGCAAGGACGGCATCGGCGTACTTCCGGTGGTTGTGGAGTCGCCCCAATCGGTCGGTTTCGTCGACGCCGGCCGCGACTGCGTCAAGGTCTCGCTAGGCGGGGCCGTTCCCGACGGTGGCAGCGACTACGCCGTAGCTGTCGGTGGCGAACTCGGCGCGCAGTTCTTGTTGTGGGAGTACGCGACGGCTATCGCGGGTCGGCTGCTTGGGATCAACCCGTTCGATCAGCCCAACGTCGAAGAGGCCAAGACACAGACCCGCAGCCTCCTGGATACCCAGGATCACGCCGCGCCAAAGTCACACTCAATCGAGCCAATCGCGACCGACGGTGCGGTCGAGATCTACGCGCATGGCGACTGGCTTGGAAACGCACGCGACCTGCGCGGTGCGCTTGACGCACTGACCGCCGCCGTGCCGGTCCACGGGTACGTCGCGGTCATGGCATATCTCAACAGATCCGACGACGGCGCGGTGCGCGAGGTTCGGACGCTCCTCGGTGCGAAGCGATCCGTCCAAACGACGTTTGGCTGGGGTCCGCGCTTCTTGCACTCGGCCGGTCAGTATCACAAAGGCGGCCATCAAAATGGCGCGTTCCTTCAGATCACCGCCGAATGCGCGCACGATCTCGAGATTCCAGACAAGCCGTACACGTTTCATAACCTGCAGCTCGCGCAAGCTGCCGGGGACGCTGCCGTGCTCGCCGGCAAAGACCGGCCGGTGCTTCGCCTGCATCTGACGAAACGTTCCAAGGGGATCGACGCGGTCCTGAAGGCATTACGTGCGAACTGA